The genomic window CGCCGTGTTCGAGGCGCTCGGCGACCTCGTTGATGTCCTCCAGGTCGTAGCGACTCGTCGTGAGTTCGACGTCGCCACGCTCGACGAGCGCCACGAGCTCCTGGAGCTCCGAATACCGGCCCACGATGTTCCCCACGAAGGAGAACTCGCCGTTGACCAGCGACTGTGCGGGCGCGTGGACGTGCCCGCCGTAACCGATGACGTGGTGGTCGCCGCCCGATGCCGTGACGTCCGGAGCGTAGGCCGTGGTCTCGTCGGCGCCGACGAAGTCGAGCACCTGCGCGACGCCGTGGCCGTCGGTGACCTCGTCGACGAACTCCCTGACGTCCCCCTTGGTCGGGTTGACGATGTGGTCGGCGCCGCCGTCCGCCGCCAGCGAGAGCGCCTCGTCCTTGACGTCCACGGCGACGATCTCCGCTGCGCTCATCGCGTCGACGCACTGGACGCCGATGTGGCCGAGGCCGCCGATGCCGACGATCAGCGCGTAGTCGCCGGGATTCAGTTCGTGGACGGCTTTCTTCGCGGCGTGGTAGGCGGTGATCCCGGCGTCGGCGTGGGGCGCGATGTCCGTTGGATCGACGCCCTCGGGCAGCGGGATCACCGACCGC from Salinarchaeum sp. Harcht-Bsk1 includes these protein-coding regions:
- a CDS encoding NAD(P)-dependent alcohol dehydrogenase, translating into MQAARLHEYTDDMSEGLTVEEVDRPAVTGANDVLIEVTGAGWCQTDNHIIEGMWEPYVTQPLPMTLGHENAGIVAETGDEVHIVEEGDPVICHPVQTCGTCRACRLEETMYCENQSFNGLTTDGGFADYLLTGERSVIPLPEGVDPTDIAPHADAGITAYHAAKKAVHELNPGDYALIVGIGGLGHIGVQCVDAMSAAEIVAVDVKDEALSLAADGGADHIVNPTKGDVREFVDEVTDGHGVAQVLDFVGADETTAYAPDVTASGGDHHVIGYGGHVHAPAQSLVNGEFSFVGNIVGRYSELQELVALVERGDVELTTSRYDLEDINEVAERLEHGEIEGRAVITP